The Nitrospira sp. SG-bin1 genome has a window encoding:
- a CDS encoding dephospho-CoA kinase gives MILIGLTGGVATGKSTVAKMFKQCGAVVIDADELAREVVQPGKPAWRDILRQFGKIILNADRTINRQTLGQIVFGDRMKLRRLERIIHPRVAREQSRLTREAAHRNPRAVVVYDVPLLIEAGIDNRVDQIIVVTADQETQIARLRKRNGLSRAEALRRIKSQLPLAMKRRRADYLLDGTVPKNRLHRLVRQIFQQLQSEASTPGYRPLP, from the coding sequence ATGATCCTGATCGGACTTACCGGAGGCGTCGCCACGGGGAAAAGCACCGTGGCGAAGATGTTCAAGCAATGCGGTGCTGTGGTCATCGACGCTGATGAATTGGCGAGAGAGGTCGTCCAGCCAGGCAAACCGGCCTGGCGAGACATTCTCCGCCAATTCGGAAAGATCATCTTAAACGCTGACCGCACCATCAATCGGCAAACTCTCGGGCAGATCGTATTTGGTGATCGTATGAAGCTTCGCCGACTTGAACGAATCATCCATCCTCGTGTGGCTCGGGAGCAGTCCCGACTGACGAGAGAAGCAGCTCACAGAAATCCCCGTGCCGTCGTGGTGTACGATGTACCCCTGCTCATCGAGGCCGGCATCGACAACCGCGTGGATCAGATCATCGTCGTGACCGCTGATCAAGAAACGCAAATCGCCCGCCTGAGGAAACGGAACGGCCTCTCACGAGCTGAGGCACTGCGGCGTATTAAGAGCCAGCTGCCCCTCGCGATGAAACGCCGACGTGCAGATTATCTGCTCGACGGAACTGTGCCCAAAAACAGGCTTCACCGATTGGTCAGACAAATTTTCCAGCAGTTACAGTCAGAAGCCAGCACACCCGGCTACCGTCCTCTTCCCTAG